The following proteins come from a genomic window of Nostoc sp. TCL26-01:
- the cas10d gene encoding type I-D CRISPR-associated protein Cas10d/Csc3 — MAKKSKTSDDFQQLSLLETENDTDSDTADEDWLSGDFGFDGDGSRTIETQAELLSLKLLREAIQAQNPDDSVMADFAEYVLPNLLRIAIGVTAKGGKYFDAIDQQREAEGKTKVRRDNAADQSLNTHLLNGLFPANLIERRLQQLDTTVRRVVKEKERRLVIAGFILHDFEKFPDVPNDCRKLPLGEHRPIIDIKVRQLGLDKFINPENPETYQEYIDDLLCMAYNAQSRWDTNWNFSEFGLNPVLRDRTLRQLSGLTLLADSLASIVKHPQDAEHPKLKEVLHFLSDGQLKLTYHSIAENRGVLTNVVNNALIQAHTSLNTEEDIYYEPLLYLPTGVIYLASRYAPPISPQDLPDRVVDNIKSLCAGQLHLRQTGFGRDGKGMKYAEYYNLFFDSPGLMQVALDATLRILNPNKDSVAKSRSENLIKFQQQSVLSADYDFKFDDDIRIDQIAEFGDLVSRKIWDETVNRIEDIRKKNKKLPEVPNLDLTHKVAEFWNLTTYLPQIREIQRINESLKENKLKGNTGGVPYEWYYLAAKYLENHPGIESVRDTCQQVIQYLTNLISPIIAQYELPDGWDDLRLWVSRVVMLSNTHQEASATTQVDTFLAELSNYNAAKKPGRGRQLICSISHSAYTVTEQMESAVLFTPQVYTNKQMLGGSNAKRNISSIAGVEMMLRQILMNQTQAVGKRFEDGKYRYLYFYPTYYFTPETNKFLQKAYNGIAQTRFDTSVRNHFITKDLQANLERENYQSVDAFLIDENLQPDKDRTFKLSYPEDQPLTFYFMALPPGRDSTDTESWIMPSWLAFAFPMILDVKTVVSESPIPPFNDGAEFEESVFLDSAPHAFRALVRRDRFRLDYILEGWHDNGIQYPAPLNVLTAAYAIHLDVNARQGKSGYDANWGRFTELAKDFETSPLYVFSYLNRWVRNQGSETARIEKIRLYAYHFYPCFDPYVQYDMNTKTLIVQAESSLNHPKNLTELYRRFYRANKRYNPKSNAVLKPIDIAAETILKAESSVFHGETLVAAVAAEVFKLMDRVHASTAEGRWVMSKREEERQAVLDFAKYFVIEVFEKAFAGDRARLAGRQINLIRDTCEFLYRLEDDKENAAKGDKSTESDDD; from the coding sequence ATGGCTAAAAAAAGTAAAACTTCAGATGATTTTCAACAATTATCGCTCTTAGAAACAGAAAACGATACTGATTCTGATACAGCAGATGAAGATTGGTTATCGGGTGATTTTGGATTTGATGGTGATGGTAGCCGCACTATCGAAACCCAAGCAGAATTACTCAGTCTAAAACTACTACGCGAAGCAATTCAAGCACAAAATCCTGATGATTCGGTAATGGCAGATTTTGCTGAATATGTGTTACCAAATCTTTTACGTATAGCAATTGGTGTAACAGCTAAAGGTGGAAAGTATTTTGATGCGATCGATCAGCAACGAGAAGCCGAAGGAAAAACTAAAGTCAGAAGAGATAACGCTGCTGATCAATCATTGAATACACACTTATTAAATGGATTATTCCCAGCTAATTTAATTGAGAGACGGTTACAGCAACTCGATACAACAGTCCGGCGAGTGGTGAAAGAAAAAGAACGGCGTTTAGTAATTGCTGGGTTTATTTTACATGACTTTGAAAAGTTCCCTGATGTCCCAAATGATTGCCGCAAGTTGCCGTTAGGAGAACATCGTCCAATTATTGATATAAAAGTTCGTCAATTGGGACTGGATAAGTTTATTAATCCAGAGAATCCAGAGACTTATCAAGAATATATTGATGATTTATTGTGCATGGCTTATAATGCACAAAGTCGCTGGGATACTAACTGGAACTTTTCAGAATTTGGGTTGAATCCAGTATTGCGCGATCGCACTCTGCGACAATTATCAGGTTTAACTTTATTAGCTGACTCCCTCGCCTCAATTGTTAAACATCCCCAAGATGCAGAACACCCTAAACTTAAAGAAGTTCTCCACTTTTTAAGTGATGGACAATTAAAACTTACCTATCACAGCATTGCTGAAAATAGAGGGGTTTTAACTAATGTCGTTAACAATGCTTTAATTCAGGCTCATACTAGTCTGAATACAGAGGAGGATATCTATTATGAACCTCTGTTATATCTGCCAACAGGCGTAATTTATTTAGCATCTCGTTATGCACCTCCTATTTCACCACAAGATTTACCAGACAGAGTAGTTGATAATATTAAATCGCTTTGTGCGGGACAACTACACCTGAGACAAACAGGTTTTGGTAGAGATGGTAAAGGCATGAAATATGCCGAATATTACAACTTATTTTTTGACTCTCCTGGCTTGATGCAGGTAGCGTTAGATGCAACTTTACGCATCTTAAATCCTAACAAAGACTCTGTTGCTAAAAGTCGCAGTGAGAATTTAATTAAGTTTCAGCAACAAAGTGTTTTATCGGCTGACTATGACTTTAAATTTGATGATGATATCCGCATTGATCAAATAGCTGAGTTTGGTGATTTAGTTAGTCGCAAAATCTGGGATGAAACAGTAAATAGGATTGAGGATATTCGCAAGAAAAATAAAAAGTTGCCAGAAGTACCAAATTTAGATTTAACTCATAAAGTCGCAGAATTTTGGAACTTGACAACATACTTACCCCAAATTCGAGAAATTCAACGCATTAACGAAAGCCTCAAAGAAAACAAATTAAAAGGCAATACGGGAGGTGTACCGTATGAATGGTATTATCTTGCAGCCAAATATTTAGAAAATCATCCTGGAATTGAGAGTGTACGTGACACTTGTCAGCAAGTTATTCAATATCTCACAAACTTAATTTCACCCATTATTGCACAGTACGAATTACCTGATGGTTGGGATGATTTAAGGCTTTGGGTATCACGAGTTGTGATGTTATCCAACACGCATCAAGAAGCATCAGCGACAACTCAAGTCGATACATTTTTAGCTGAGTTGAGTAACTATAATGCTGCCAAAAAACCAGGACGGGGTAGACAATTAATCTGCTCCATTTCCCATTCTGCTTACACAGTTACAGAACAGATGGAATCGGCAGTATTATTTACTCCCCAAGTTTATACAAATAAGCAAATGTTAGGAGGTTCTAACGCCAAGCGCAACATCTCTAGTATTGCTGGTGTAGAGATGATGCTGAGGCAAATTTTAATGAATCAAACGCAAGCAGTAGGTAAACGATTTGAAGATGGTAAATATCGCTATCTCTACTTTTATCCGACTTATTATTTCACACCAGAAACCAACAAGTTTTTACAGAAAGCTTACAACGGTATTGCTCAAACTCGCTTTGATACTAGCGTTCGTAATCACTTTATCACCAAAGATTTACAAGCGAACTTAGAACGAGAAAATTATCAAAGTGTCGATGCTTTTTTAATTGATGAAAACTTACAACCTGACAAAGACCGCACATTTAAACTGTCTTATCCTGAAGACCAACCTTTAACATTTTATTTCATGGCACTACCACCAGGACGAGATAGCACCGATACCGAATCTTGGATAATGCCAAGTTGGTTGGCGTTTGCTTTTCCGATGATTTTAGATGTTAAAACTGTGGTGTCTGAGTCACCAATTCCTCCATTTAATGATGGTGCGGAATTTGAAGAAAGCGTTTTTCTCGATAGTGCGCCTCATGCTTTCCGTGCATTAGTCAGACGCGATCGCTTCCGTCTAGATTACATCCTGGAAGGTTGGCATGACAACGGCATTCAATATCCCGCACCTCTAAATGTGCTTACCGCCGCCTACGCAATCCATCTTGATGTGAATGCTAGACAAGGTAAATCTGGTTACGATGCCAACTGGGGTAGATTTACTGAACTAGCAAAGGATTTTGAAACTAGTCCTTTGTACGTTTTTTCTTACCTCAATCGTTGGGTACGTAACCAAGGAAGTGAAACAGCACGTATCGAGAAAATTAGGCTTTATGCCTATCATTTTTATCCTTGTTTTGACCCTTATGTGCAGTATGACATGAACACAAAAACGTTGATTGTGCAAGCAGAATCAAGTCTGAATCATCCAAAGAATTTAACAGAACTTTATCGCCGTTTTTATCGAGCGAATAAGCGTTATAATCCTAAATCTAATGCTGTGTTAAAACCAATTGATATTGCAGCAGAAACTATCCTTAAAGCTGAATCAAGTGTATTTCATGGAGAAACATTAGTAGCGGCTGTTGCAGCAGAAGTTTTTAAACTAATGGATCGCGTTCATGCTTCCACTGCGGAAGGACGCTGGGTAATGAGTAAACGCGAAGAAGAAAGACAAGCTGTGTTGGATTTTGCCAAGTATTTTGTCATCGAAGTATTTGAGAAAGCTTTTGCTGGCGATCGCGCTCGTTTAGCAGGACGACAAATCAATTTAATTCGTGATACTTGTGAGTTTCTTTACCGTTTAGAAGACGACAAAGAAAACGCAGCTAAAGGTGATAAATCCACCGAATCTGACGATGATTAA
- the cas2 gene encoding CRISPR-associated endonuclease Cas2, translating into MYLVISYDIPEDKRRTKIHKTLKSYGQWMQYSVFECDLTPTQYAKLRSRIAKLIKPDQDSIRFYFLCACCQPKVERIGGEMPIDTTVFFA; encoded by the coding sequence ATGTATTTAGTCATTTCCTACGACATCCCAGAAGATAAACGTCGCACTAAAATTCACAAGACACTCAAATCTTATGGTCAGTGGATGCAGTATTCTGTTTTTGAATGCGACTTAACACCAACCCAGTATGCTAAACTGCGATCGCGTATAGCAAAACTGATCAAACCAGACCAAGACAGTATCCGTTTTTACTTCCTCTGTGCTTGCTGTCAACCAAAAGTAGAGCGCATCGGCGGCGAAATGCCAATAGATACCACTGTCTTTTTTGCGTAA
- the cas1d gene encoding type I-D CRISPR-associated endonuclease Cas1d, translating to MGTVYITQDDSFISKVDERLNVKFEKKTILDVPLIKIDGLVVMGRVSISPAAVFELIDKKIPLTFLTNNGKYLASLEPEMGKNIFVRTAQWQAAGESPQAIHVTQGFVRGKLKNYRHSLLEAQRRYAVDLNSNITQLTNAIASLEKANSIDTIRGFEGAGSAAYFGCFNQLIRVDNFSFTTRNRRPPIDPVNSLLSLGYSLLRHDIQGALNIVGFDPYLGYLHTERYGRPSLALDLMEEFRPLIVDAVVLTAINRRMLSPKDFITEPISNAVSLTKEGLHIFLRLYQEKKQNKFKHPVLQKQYTYQQTFEIQARLLAKYLLGEIDKYPPLVMR from the coding sequence ATGGGGACAGTTTACATCACACAAGATGATTCATTTATCAGCAAAGTTGACGAACGGCTGAATGTCAAATTTGAGAAAAAAACAATTCTCGATGTACCATTAATTAAAATTGATGGCTTAGTAGTTATGGGACGAGTCAGCATTTCTCCTGCGGCTGTCTTTGAACTCATCGACAAAAAAATTCCCTTAACTTTCCTCACAAATAACGGTAAATATCTTGCTAGTTTGGAGCCAGAAATGGGTAAAAATATTTTCGTGCGAACTGCTCAATGGCAAGCGGCTGGAGAATCACCCCAAGCAATCCATGTAACTCAAGGTTTTGTTAGGGGAAAACTGAAAAACTATCGCCACAGTTTATTAGAAGCACAGCGTCGCTATGCAGTTGATTTAAATAGTAATATCACTCAATTAACTAATGCGATCGCTTCCCTAGAAAAAGCTAATTCTATAGATACCATTAGAGGTTTTGAAGGTGCGGGAAGTGCTGCTTATTTTGGTTGTTTTAATCAACTCATTCGTGTCGATAACTTCAGCTTCACTACCCGTAACCGTCGCCCACCCATAGATCCTGTCAATTCTCTTTTGAGTTTAGGATATTCTTTATTACGTCACGATATCCAAGGAGCCTTAAATATTGTCGGCTTCGATCCCTATTTAGGATACTTACACACAGAACGATATGGTAGACCTTCCTTAGCATTAGATTTAATGGAGGAATTTAGACCTTTAATCGTAGACGCTGTTGTTTTAACTGCCATCAACCGCCGGATGCTATCACCAAAAGATTTTATTACCGAACCCATCAGTAATGCAGTTTCACTCACTAAAGAAGGATTACATATCTTCTTGAGATTATATCAAGAGAAAAAACAAAATAAATTCAAACACCCAGTTTTGCAAAAGCAATACACCTATCAACAAACCTTTGAAATCCAAGCTCGCCTATTAGCTAAATATCTACTCGGAGAAATAGATAAATACCCTCCTCTAGTCATGAGATAG
- a CDS encoding four helix bundle protein → MKIESHRDLIVWQKSMDMVVQIYQLTSNFPSTEIYRITSQITRAAISFPANIAEGHGRSSSKNDYAHFLSISKGSLMETETFLMLAVRLNYLTLAQANPTLSLITEISKMLTTLRHRVLKS, encoded by the coding sequence ATGAAAATTGAATCCCATCGAGATTTAATTGTCTGGCAAAAATCAATGGATATGGTGGTGCAAATATATCAATTAACCAGCAATTTTCCATCAACAGAAATATATCGAATTACATCACAAATTACTCGTGCAGCTATATCTTTTCCTGCAAATATAGCTGAAGGTCATGGACGTAGCAGCAGCAAGAATGATTATGCTCATTTTTTATCTATATCTAAAGGTTCATTAATGGAAACAGAAACTTTTTTGATGCTGGCTGTAAGACTTAATTATCTGACTCTAGCTCAAGCTAATCCAACATTATCTCTGATTACAGAAATCAGCAAAATGCTCACTACTCTTCGTCATCGTGTATTAAAAAGCTAA
- the cas5d gene encoding type I-D CRISPR-associated protein Cas5/Csc1, translating into MVLIYRCQLELHDSLYFATREIGRLYETEPVIHNYALCYALGLVDSEIYSTTVAEEDSYRYFCPEQVPKYEEHLTPLNQQGIYVTPARSMGHSAILNTWKYANNNYHVEMEKTQKNIPSFGRAKEIAAESEFEFFVISQNELKLRKWIRLGKWMSKAEVTVEQLPKPQITEGIFTCKYPFNPLDVMFTNQVISYDVVNMPPVSLIQNVQMRGQYYYFGDVKDVKIPARMAYHFRS; encoded by the coding sequence ATGGTATTGATTTACCGTTGTCAATTAGAATTGCACGACAGCCTCTATTTTGCTACTCGTGAAATCGGACGACTCTACGAAACAGAACCAGTAATTCACAATTATGCTCTCTGTTATGCACTGGGGTTAGTTGATAGCGAAATCTATTCTACCACCGTTGCTGAAGAAGATTCCTATCGTTATTTTTGTCCTGAACAAGTACCAAAATATGAGGAGCATTTAACACCTCTGAATCAACAAGGTATTTATGTCACTCCAGCGCGTTCTATGGGACATTCTGCTATTCTCAACACATGGAAGTACGCTAACAACAACTATCATGTGGAAATGGAGAAAACCCAGAAGAATATCCCTAGTTTTGGCAGAGCAAAGGAGATAGCAGCAGAAAGTGAATTTGAGTTTTTTGTGATTTCTCAAAACGAACTGAAATTACGCAAATGGATTCGCTTAGGTAAGTGGATGAGTAAGGCGGAAGTGACAGTTGAACAGTTACCTAAACCACAAATCACTGAAGGTATATTTACTTGTAAATATCCTTTCAATCCTTTGGATGTGATGTTTACTAATCAAGTGATTAGCTACGATGTGGTGAATATGCCTCCAGTTAGTCTAATTCAAAATGTGCAAATGCGAGGACAATATTACTATTTTGGTGATGTTAAGGATGTAAAAATTCCGGCTCGGATGGCATATCATTTTCGTAGTTAA
- a CDS encoding 2OG-Fe(II) oxygenase encodes MKHYQQQPNAFPSDYLNHLWGEIHACPYFAVNNLNRDFVGTKGFSVVFRRSHILKVAQNFPYFQPYLDLALQPNCNAFYLNPLLLKEGSRVDPHIDRSLRSYCKTIEPPMFVSVLYVRVPEDMQGGELVLKSHKRQLGQIKPQMNTLIYFQGDLTHSVNAVKTPGNRLSLVCEQYSLNDGELQDIPEFTIESRANHLNTKKRT; translated from the coding sequence GTGAAACACTACCAACAACAACCAAACGCCTTCCCTAGCGACTATCTTAACCACCTTTGGGGAGAAATCCATGCTTGTCCTTACTTTGCTGTCAACAACCTCAACCGCGATTTTGTCGGTACTAAGGGATTTTCTGTAGTGTTCAGGCGATCGCACATTCTCAAAGTAGCGCAAAACTTCCCCTACTTCCAACCGTACCTAGATTTGGCTCTCCAACCTAACTGTAACGCTTTTTACCTCAATCCTTTACTCCTCAAGGAAGGTTCCCGTGTAGATCCACATATAGATCGTTCTCTGCGTTCCTATTGCAAAACCATTGAACCGCCTATGTTTGTTAGTGTGCTGTATGTGCGAGTACCAGAGGATATGCAGGGAGGGGAGTTGGTACTCAAGTCGCACAAACGTCAACTGGGACAAATTAAGCCACAGATGAACACCTTAATTTATTTCCAAGGAGATTTAACCCATTCTGTAAATGCTGTGAAAACGCCAGGAAATCGCTTGAGCTTGGTTTGTGAACAGTATAGTTTAAACGATGGTGAACTCCAAGACATTCCAGAGTTTACCATTGAATCCAGAGCCAATCACCTTAACACCAAAAAACGCACTTAA
- a CDS encoding YhcG family protein produces the protein MSKPIPDDYRNLLMEVKQRIRSAQYEALKAVNKELIALYWDIGRMIFTRQQEAGWGKSVVEQLAKDLQGEFPGISGFSARNIWRMRDFYLTYHSKEILPPMVAEIGWTHNIVILEKCKDDLEREFYIKMTRKFGWTKNVLIHQIENQTYEKTLLNQTNFDQTVSSEIRNQLKLAVKDEYTFDFLELGDEYSERQLEEAILTRVEPFLQEMGGKFAFIGSQYRLEIDDEEYFIDILLYHRTLKCLVAIELKIGKFLPEYVGKMQFYLAVLDDKVKLPDENPSVGIILCKSKQKTVVEYALKESNKPIGVGTYQVVSKLPQELKNQLPAPEQVAILLKGFE, from the coding sequence ATGAGTAAACCAATTCCAGACGATTACAGAAATTTACTAATGGAAGTCAAACAACGCATTCGTTCTGCTCAGTATGAAGCACTGAAGGCCGTAAATAAAGAACTCATTGCTCTCTACTGGGATATTGGACGGATGATTTTTACCCGACAACAGGAAGCTGGCTGGGGAAAATCTGTAGTAGAACAGTTAGCAAAAGACTTACAAGGAGAGTTTCCAGGAATTAGCGGATTTTCTGCTCGTAATATTTGGAGAATGCGAGATTTTTATCTGACTTATCACTCGAAAGAAATTCTGCCACCAATGGTGGCAGAAATTGGATGGACTCACAATATAGTTATTTTAGAGAAGTGCAAAGATGACTTAGAACGCGAATTTTATATCAAAATGACGCGCAAATTTGGCTGGACAAAGAATGTTTTGATTCACCAAATTGAAAACCAAACCTATGAAAAAACTCTGCTAAATCAAACTAATTTTGACCAAACTGTTTCATCAGAAATTCGTAACCAATTAAAACTAGCTGTTAAAGATGAATATACTTTTGATTTTTTGGAATTAGGAGATGAATATAGTGAACGACAATTAGAAGAGGCAATTTTAACCAGAGTTGAGCCATTTTTACAAGAGATGGGCGGTAAATTTGCATTTATTGGTAGTCAATATCGCCTAGAAATTGATGATGAAGAATATTTTATAGATATCCTGTTATATCATCGTACTTTAAAGTGTTTGGTAGCTATAGAACTGAAAATCGGCAAGTTTCTACCTGAATATGTCGGCAAAATGCAGTTTTATTTAGCTGTTTTAGATGACAAAGTAAAACTACCTGATGAAAATCCGTCTGTGGGAATTATTCTTTGCAAATCTAAACAGAAAACAGTTGTTGAATATGCACTCAAGGAATCTAATAAACCGATTGGTGTAGGCACTTATCAAGTAGTATCAAAATTGCCTCAAGAATTAAAAAATCAACTACCTGCTCCTGAGCAAGTTGCCATATTATTGAAAGGATTTGAATAG
- the cas6 gene encoding CRISPR-associated endoribonuclease Cas6 produces the protein MPHSLVLNLLPQSPIPPQYLTGRHLHALFLTLVSSVDSTLGDRLHNATADKAFTLSPLQIRGQGDRGQERGRYKARVSPSHLQYFHQEAIPAGTPCWWRVSLLDDTLFSQLTQLWLNLNPSHPWHLGPADLYITSIQGTPQSTQPWANACTYAQLYEQASESERTFNFTFSTPTAFRQGQYDTTLPTRECIFNSLLSRWNKYSNIEFSQIGLESIFPSFLNIHTEIVADSRSKFIGILGDISYRILGDAEPMQIKQINALADFALYAGVGRKTTMGMGMIRRLQVTGYRL, from the coding sequence ATGCCTCATAGTTTAGTCCTTAATTTGTTGCCCCAATCACCAATTCCTCCACAATATCTCACTGGCAGACATTTACACGCCCTATTTCTCACCCTTGTTAGTTCAGTTGATAGCACATTAGGCGATCGCTTACACAATGCTACCGCAGATAAAGCTTTCACTCTCTCACCCTTGCAAATTAGGGGACAGGGGGATAGGGGACAGGAGCGTGGTAGGTATAAAGCAAGAGTTTCTCCTAGTCATTTACAATACTTTCATCAGGAAGCTATTCCCGCCGGAACTCCCTGCTGGTGGCGTGTTTCTCTCCTTGACGACACCCTTTTTAGTCAACTAACGCAACTATGGCTCAATCTAAACCCTAGTCATCCTTGGCATCTCGGCCCAGCTGACCTATATATTACCAGCATTCAAGGCACACCCCAATCTACTCAACCTTGGGCAAATGCTTGTACTTATGCTCAATTGTATGAGCAAGCTAGTGAAAGCGAACGCACTTTTAATTTTACCTTCTCCACACCTACAGCCTTTCGTCAAGGACAATATGATACCACTCTCCCCACGAGAGAATGTATTTTTAACTCGTTACTTTCTCGCTGGAATAAATACAGCAACATAGAATTTTCTCAGATTGGGCTTGAGTCAATATTTCCCTCATTTCTCAACATTCATACAGAAATAGTGGCTGATTCCCGGAGTAAATTTATTGGCATTCTTGGAGATATTAGCTATCGGATATTAGGGGATGCTGAACCAATGCAAATTAAGCAAATCAACGCTTTAGCTGATTTTGCTTTATATGCAGGAGTGGGACGCAAAACTACAATGGGTATGGGAATGATACGTAGGTTACAGGTTACAGGTTATAGGTTATAG
- a CDS encoding DUF433 domain-containing protein — translation MNEQKLLERITVNPQIFSGKPIIRSRRLAVEHILEMIAAGDSIETLLQGYPWLEREDIQACLIYTRRSVCDE, via the coding sequence ATGAACGAACAAAAACTATTAGAACGAATCACAGTCAACCCACAAATATTTAGTGGTAAACCAATTATTCGCAGTCGCCGCCTAGCTGTTGAACATATTTTAGAAATGATAGCGGCAGGAGACAGTATCGAAACTTTGCTACAGGGTTATCCTTGGTTGGAAAGGGAAGATATACAAGCCTGTTTAATCTATACACGTCGGTCAGTTTGTGATGAATAA
- the cas4 gene encoding CRISPR-associated protein Cas4 has product MTNQNITNILSPEIPHLSPVTCHLSPEEYVPIAALNQYAYCSHRCWRMFCANEFVDNQYTIEGTSLHERVHTIGEGHREETWQIRAIWLKSDKYKLIGKSDLIESQSGQFYPVEYKRGHKGEWDNDELQVCAQALCLEEMTGQTITTGYIYYAHSHQRQLVEINQELRQSAIATIQAVTNLLTTGIMPKPIYSKRCEGCSLNLQCLPRASARIKTYQEAN; this is encoded by the coding sequence ATGACTAATCAAAACATCACAAATATTCTTTCACCTGAAATACCTCATCTGTCACCTGTCACCTGTCACCTGTCACCTGAAGAATACGTTCCAATTGCCGCATTGAATCAATATGCTTACTGTTCCCATCGCTGCTGGCGGATGTTTTGTGCCAATGAATTTGTTGATAATCAATATACCATTGAAGGCACAAGTTTACATGAGCGCGTCCATACGATAGGCGAAGGACACCGGGAGGAAACTTGGCAAATCCGAGCGATTTGGTTGAAGTCAGATAAGTATAAACTCATTGGTAAATCTGACTTAATTGAATCCCAATCTGGTCAATTTTATCCGGTGGAATATAAGCGGGGACACAAAGGTGAATGGGATAATGATGAATTGCAAGTCTGCGCCCAAGCTTTGTGTTTAGAAGAGATGACAGGGCAAACAATTACTACAGGATATATTTATTACGCCCACTCTCATCAACGACAATTGGTAGAGATTAATCAAGAGTTACGGCAAAGTGCGATCGCTACCATTCAAGCCGTCACAAATTTGCTCACAACAGGCATAATGCCTAAACCAATTTATAGCAAACGCTGTGAAGGATGCAGTCTTAATTTGCAATGTTTACCTAGAGCTTCCGCAAGAATAAAAACTTATCAAGAAGCTAACTAA
- the cas7d gene encoding type I-D CRISPR-associated protein Cas7/Csc2: MALLKTVDSQLFQAEIPYKPMGKYAHFLTIRITESYPLFQTDGELNKARVRAGVKDKTTISRLSMFKRKQSTPERLVGRELLRKYELMKPEDCEYNVNFAMDNPDCIIYGFAIGDSGSEKSKVVVDTAFSITAFDESHETFTLNAPFENGTMASKGENGSKPGEVTSRINQQDHIRPQVFFPSIVTLKDPTEASFLYVFNNILRTRHYGAQTTRTGRVRNELIGVVFADGEITSNLRWTQAIYDQMKANNSLTSPDPLDEDEVITAAKNAIATLMSEEFIVHTDFIGDAFEPLFQEVKNLTANETGIKSILQKADAEAKAYANKHISKKKPAAKAGKE; the protein is encoded by the coding sequence ATGGCATTGCTCAAAACTGTTGATTCTCAGTTATTTCAAGCCGAAATTCCTTATAAACCAATGGGTAAATACGCCCACTTCCTGACAATTCGTATCACAGAATCTTACCCTTTATTTCAAACAGATGGAGAATTAAATAAAGCACGAGTTAGAGCCGGAGTTAAAGATAAGACTACAATTAGTCGTTTGTCAATGTTTAAGCGCAAACAATCTACCCCAGAACGTTTAGTAGGACGAGAATTACTCCGAAAATATGAATTGATGAAACCGGAAGACTGCGAATATAACGTCAACTTTGCAATGGATAATCCTGACTGTATTATTTATGGTTTTGCGATTGGTGATTCCGGTTCAGAAAAATCAAAAGTTGTAGTCGATACAGCATTTTCTATTACTGCATTTGATGAATCTCACGAAACTTTTACCCTTAATGCTCCCTTTGAAAATGGTACAATGGCTTCCAAAGGAGAAAATGGTTCAAAACCCGGTGAAGTTACTAGCAGAATTAACCAACAAGACCACATTAGACCGCAAGTTTTCTTTCCTAGTATTGTCACCCTCAAAGACCCCACAGAAGCTAGTTTCCTTTACGTTTTTAATAACATTTTACGCACCCGCCATTATGGAGCGCAAACAACTCGTACAGGTAGAGTAAGAAACGAGTTAATAGGTGTTGTATTTGCTGACGGAGAAATTACCAGTAATCTGCGCTGGACTCAAGCTATATATGACCAAATGAAAGCTAATAATTCTCTAACATCTCCTGATCCTTTAGATGAAGATGAAGTAATTACTGCTGCTAAAAATGCTATTGCAACTTTGATGTCGGAAGAATTTATTGTGCATACTGACTTTATTGGTGATGCTTTTGAGCCTCTATTTCAAGAAGTAAAAAACCTCACTGCGAATGAAACAGGAATTAAAAGCATCTTACAAAAAGCTGATGCTGAAGCTAAGGCTTACGCCAACAAACACATTAGTAAAAAGAAACCTGCTGCGAAAGCGGGGAAAGAGTGA